A single window of Flavobacterium sp. 140616W15 DNA harbors:
- a CDS encoding DUF4271 domain-containing protein: MIEHLHPRITENKDWATLLFVLCFAVIAITKSIYETRFGDFTKLIFSDKYAKIYRDSSHIKSGFTTILFFIQIISFAFFIQLTLSSFGYASKTDWLLYIQIVTLLAFFILSKYLIEKIVATSFNIEEFTEHFNLQKVSYRAYIGILILPINAILFYYDGISKNVLLIILAISLCISLFSYFISIKNYQNVILSKLFYFILYLCTLEIAPYYFIYYWLTKEGA, encoded by the coding sequence ATGATTGAACACCTTCATCCAAGAATTACTGAAAATAAAGACTGGGCAACACTTTTGTTTGTGTTATGCTTTGCCGTTATTGCTATAACAAAGTCTATTTACGAAACCCGTTTTGGCGATTTTACCAAATTAATTTTTTCTGATAAATACGCCAAGATATATCGAGACAGTAGTCATATAAAAAGTGGTTTTACAACCATCTTATTCTTCATACAAATCATTTCTTTTGCATTTTTTATACAGCTTACACTTAGTAGTTTTGGATATGCATCCAAAACCGATTGGTTATTATACATTCAAATCGTAACCTTATTAGCTTTCTTTATTTTATCGAAATATTTAATCGAAAAAATAGTTGCTACTTCGTTCAATATCGAAGAATTTACCGAGCACTTTAACCTACAAAAAGTAAGTTACAGAGCTTATATTGGTATTTTAATACTCCCTATCAATGCAATTTTGTTCTATTACGATGGTATTTCGAAAAATGTACTGTTAATAATACTAGCTATATCACTATGTATTAGCCTATTCTCATATTTTATTTCAATTAAAAACTATCAAAATGTAATATTGAGTAAGTTATTTTATTTTATTTTATATCTTTGCACTCTTGAAATAGCACCTTATTATTTTATATATTATTGGCTTACCAAAGAGGGTGCTTAG
- a CDS encoding RND family transporter, producing the protein MKKKSNVGFWELIARIILKNRIVILGIIIAITLFLGYQWKNLAMTYTEANLLPKEHIANKDYQKFLDKFGEEGNLIVIGFKDSTFFTPKNYAAWNELMTGLKKAKEVDLVVSLSDLKKLEKDTVNEKFVLAPFIDQKKALDPAYLQTVQYDLFHNLPFYEGLLFNKESGSIRSAVYMNKKLVNTAERKTFILENLVPKIDKFEKTTGIDLRVSGMPYIRTINADNMKGEIGLFIGAALLTVSLIFFFFFRSFRATFISICILIVGVVWSFGTLGLFHYKITVLTAIIPPLIIVIGITNCIFLINKYQQEIKLHNNQAKALQRIISKIGVSTLMTNLTTAVGFATFMITGNDLLFEFGLVTSINVISVYFLTLLIVPIVYSFMSIPKEKHLHHLTKTYISVLLDWVESVVKYKRKVIYTIYGLLLLFSIIGVSQMKVSGSLIGEMPKSASFFKDILFYEKEFNGVMPLEIMIDTKRKKGVMKLSTMRKMDELQATIEGMPELSKPVSIVNLVKYSKQAFYNGKPEYYQLPTSQEQTFILAYAKNAVKNNKDNLMKSYVDSTGQYARITTFMKDIGTDEMAKVEKKLHSKINEIFPKDRYEVTVTGKALVFQKGTSYLVDNLIESLIFAIFVIAVLMLYLFRSFKMVFASVITNILPLCITSGLMGYFGIPLKPSTILVFSIAFGISVDNAIQFMAKYRHDLLQNNGKVKKSVFSALRETGISTFYTSVVLILGFATFTLSSFSGTIALGGLISCTLAFAMFANILVLPALVLTFEKKKTKKEDVIEGEI; encoded by the coding sequence ATGAAAAAGAAATCGAATGTAGGTTTTTGGGAATTAATTGCTAGAATTATACTCAAAAACAGGATTGTAATTTTAGGGATTATTATTGCAATTACACTTTTCCTTGGTTACCAATGGAAAAATCTTGCTATGACTTATACTGAGGCTAACTTGCTTCCAAAAGAGCATATCGCAAATAAAGACTATCAGAAATTTTTAGATAAGTTTGGAGAAGAAGGCAATCTTATCGTTATAGGTTTTAAAGATTCAACTTTTTTTACACCAAAAAATTATGCTGCCTGGAATGAATTAATGACAGGTTTGAAAAAGGCTAAAGAGGTCGATTTGGTAGTTTCTTTAAGTGATTTGAAAAAATTAGAAAAAGATACTGTAAACGAAAAATTTGTCTTAGCTCCGTTTATTGATCAAAAGAAAGCGCTTGATCCAGCATATTTGCAAACGGTGCAATACGATTTGTTTCATAATTTGCCGTTTTATGAAGGGCTGTTGTTTAATAAAGAAAGCGGAAGTATCCGATCTGCGGTTTATATGAACAAAAAGCTTGTAAATACAGCAGAGAGAAAAACGTTTATTCTTGAAAATTTAGTTCCTAAGATTGATAAGTTCGAGAAAACAACCGGAATCGATTTACGTGTTTCTGGAATGCCATACATCAGGACTATTAATGCAGATAATATGAAAGGTGAAATAGGCCTTTTTATTGGTGCGGCTTTACTTACCGTCTCGTTGATTTTCTTTTTCTTTTTCCGTTCATTTAGGGCGACTTTTATTTCAATATGTATCTTAATTGTTGGTGTAGTTTGGTCTTTTGGAACACTTGGTTTGTTTCATTATAAAATTACTGTTTTAACAGCAATAATTCCGCCATTGATAATCGTTATTGGGATTACAAATTGTATTTTCTTGATTAATAAATACCAACAGGAAATAAAATTGCATAACAACCAAGCAAAAGCTTTGCAACGTATTATTTCTAAAATTGGAGTTTCGACTCTGATGACAAACCTTACTACTGCAGTTGGATTTGCAACCTTTATGATTACTGGGAATGATTTGCTTTTTGAGTTTGGTTTAGTGACATCGATTAATGTTATTTCTGTTTATTTTTTAACGCTTTTAATCGTGCCAATTGTGTACAGTTTTATGTCGATTCCTAAGGAAAAACACTTGCATCATTTAACTAAAACCTATATTTCGGTACTATTGGATTGGGTAGAGAGTGTAGTAAAATACAAACGAAAAGTTATATATACCATCTACGGATTGCTTTTGCTGTTTAGTATTATTGGGGTATCGCAAATGAAAGTGTCAGGAAGTTTGATTGGAGAAATGCCAAAAAGTGCTTCTTTCTTTAAAGATATTTTGTTTTACGAAAAGGAATTTAATGGAGTGATGCCATTAGAAATTATGATTGACACCAAACGTAAAAAAGGGGTCATGAAATTATCGACAATGCGTAAAATGGACGAGTTACAGGCTACAATCGAAGGGATGCCAGAATTGTCTAAACCAGTCTCTATAGTAAATTTGGTTAAATACTCGAAACAGGCTTTTTATAACGGGAAACCTGAGTATTATCAATTACCAACTTCACAGGAACAGACATTTATTTTGGCTTATGCTAAAAATGCAGTAAAAAACAATAAGGATAATTTAATGAAAAGTTATGTGGATTCGACAGGCCAGTACGCTCGAATTACAACGTTTATGAAAGATATTGGTACTGATGAAATGGCTAAAGTCGAGAAGAAACTTCATTCTAAAATTAATGAAATTTTCCCAAAAGATCGCTATGAAGTTACGGTAACAGGTAAAGCATTAGTTTTTCAGAAAGGAACTTCTTATTTAGTAGATAATTTAATTGAATCATTAATTTTTGCCATTTTTGTTATTGCAGTACTTATGTTGTATTTGTTCAGATCGTTCAAAATGGTTTTTGCTTCGGTTATAACAAACATATTACCACTTTGTATTACATCTGGATTAATGGGGTATTTTGGGATTCCACTTAAGCCATCAACGATATTAGTGTTTAGTATTGCATTTGGTATATCTGTAGATAATGCAATTCAGTTTATGGCAAAATACCGACATGATTTGTTACAGAATAACGGAAAGGTCAAGAAATCAGTTTTCAGTGCATTAAGAGAAACTGGAATTAGTACTTTTTATACTTCTGTTGTATTGATCTTAGGATTTGCAACGTTTACACTTTCAAGCTTTAGCGGAACAATCGCATTGGGAGGATTAATTTCATGCACGCTGGCATTTGCGATGTTTGCAAACATATTAGTCTTACCAGCTTTGGTATTGACGTTTGAAAAGAAAAAAACTAAAAAAGAAGATGTTATAGAAGGAGAGATTTAA
- a CDS encoding Lrp/AsnC family transcriptional regulator, producing MKINSLVIEIDGIDKEILRYLMEDARKPILQIANKIGISGAAIHQRLRKLEQSGVISGSKFIVNNKVLGYNTMAFVGVYLDKAARNLEAVKELKKIPEVLECHYTTGNWSILIKIICRDNEHLMQLLNTKIQAIEGVSRTETFISLDQQIDRQIQL from the coding sequence ATGAAAATCAATTCTCTAGTTATTGAAATAGACGGCATCGACAAAGAAATCCTAAGATATCTTATGGAAGATGCTCGAAAACCTATATTGCAGATTGCTAATAAAATTGGGATTTCTGGCGCGGCCATTCATCAGCGATTACGCAAACTAGAGCAATCTGGCGTAATATCTGGCTCAAAATTTATCGTTAACAATAAAGTATTAGGATATAACACTATGGCGTTTGTAGGCGTTTATTTAGACAAAGCTGCCCGAAATCTAGAAGCTGTAAAAGAATTAAAAAAAATACCCGAAGTTCTGGAATGTCATTACACAACTGGAAACTGGTCGATATTAATTAAAATAATCTGTCGTGACAACGAACACCTTATGCAGTTATTAAACACCAAAATTCAGGCAATTGAAGGCGTTTCTAGAACAGAAACCTTCATTTCTTTAGACCAGCAAATAGACCGACAAATTCAGCTATAA
- a CDS encoding T9SS type A sorting domain-containing protein encodes MAKNYFYITLLLAFFFITADVSAQDSKQQPKTDGTVIEGLSLYPNPVSNGKVYISSKNDLEKEITIFDILGKKVLQTQLSSRELNISNLSPGVYIIKINEENATATRKLIVR; translated from the coding sequence ATGGCGAAAAACTACTTTTATATTACACTCTTATTGGCTTTTTTCTTTATTACTGCAGATGTTTCAGCACAAGACAGTAAACAACAGCCAAAAACAGACGGCACCGTTATAGAGGGCTTGAGTTTGTATCCAAACCCTGTGAGTAATGGTAAAGTATATATATCATCTAAAAATGATTTAGAAAAAGAAATAACTATTTTTGACATACTAGGAAAAAAAGTATTACAAACACAATTAAGTTCAAGAGAGCTTAATATTTCTAATCTTTCACCTGGTGTGTATATCATAAAAATAAATGAAGAAAATGCAACTGCAACTAGAAAGCTAATTGTCAGGTAA
- the tyrS gene encoding tyrosine--tRNA ligase — translation MKNFIEEVTWRGMLHDVMPGTEEHLMEQMRVAYVGIDPTADSLHIGHLVGVMLLKHFQLSGHKPLALVGGATGMIGDPSGKSNERNLLDEATLRHNQEAIKGQLSRFLDFTSNSANAAELVNNYDWMKEFSFLDFIRDVGKHITVNYMMAKDSVKKRLTSEAAEGMSFTEFTYQLVQGYDFLHLYKNKQCTLQMGGSDQWGNITTGTELVRRMESGKAYALTCPLITKADGTKFGKSEGGNIWLDAARTSPYKFYQYWLNTSDVDAEKYIKIFTFLSKEEIESLTIEHRETPHLRILQKRLAEEITVMVHSAADLENAIKASNILFGNSTSDDLKQLDEATFLDVFDGVPQAEITKADLENGLEIIIVLNEKTGFFKSNGEARRALTANSISVNREKITEEFVLSNKDLINNQFVLLQSGKKNYFVVRVV, via the coding sequence ATGAAAAATTTTATTGAAGAAGTGACTTGGAGAGGAATGCTTCACGACGTTATGCCAGGTACAGAAGAACATTTGATGGAACAAATGAGAGTGGCATATGTGGGAATTGATCCAACTGCGGATTCATTGCATATAGGGCATTTAGTTGGGGTAATGTTATTGAAACATTTTCAGTTATCAGGACACAAGCCATTGGCGTTAGTTGGTGGTGCAACAGGAATGATTGGAGATCCATCAGGAAAATCGAATGAAAGAAACTTACTTGATGAAGCAACATTGCGTCATAATCAAGAAGCAATAAAAGGACAATTGTCTCGATTTTTGGATTTTACTTCAAATTCAGCTAATGCTGCCGAATTGGTAAATAATTACGATTGGATGAAAGAATTCTCATTCCTTGATTTTATTCGTGATGTAGGTAAGCATATTACGGTTAACTATATGATGGCTAAAGATTCTGTGAAGAAAAGGCTAACATCAGAGGCTGCCGAAGGAATGTCATTTACTGAGTTTACTTATCAGCTAGTACAAGGATATGACTTTTTGCATTTGTATAAAAACAAGCAATGTACCTTGCAAATGGGAGGAAGTGACCAATGGGGGAATATTACCACGGGAACTGAATTGGTAAGAAGAATGGAAAGCGGAAAAGCATATGCTCTAACTTGTCCATTAATCACAAAAGCTGACGGAACAAAATTCGGAAAATCAGAAGGCGGAAATATCTGGTTGGATGCTGCAAGAACATCTCCATATAAGTTTTACCAATATTGGTTAAATACTTCAGATGTTGATGCTGAAAAATATATTAAAATTTTCACTTTCTTATCAAAAGAAGAAATTGAATCTTTGACAATAGAACATAGAGAAACACCTCATTTGCGTATTTTACAAAAAAGATTGGCTGAAGAAATTACTGTAATGGTACATTCTGCTGCTGATTTAGAAAATGCAATTAAGGCTTCAAACATATTATTTGGAAATTCTACATCTGATGATTTAAAACAATTAGACGAAGCGACTTTCTTAGATGTTTTTGATGGTGTGCCTCAGGCAGAAATTACAAAAGCAGATCTTGAAAACGGATTAGAGATTATAATAGTTCTGAATGAAAAAACAGGATTCTTTAAATCGAATGGGGAAGCAAGACGTGCTCTTACAGCTAATTCTATTTCTGTAAACAGAGAAAAAATAACTGAAGAGTTTGTTCTTTCTAACAAAGATTTAATAAATAATCAGTTTGTATTGTTACAAAGCGGAAAGAAAAATTATTTTGTAGTAAGAGTGGTGTAA
- a CDS encoding NAD-dependent epimerase/dehydratase family protein: MVLVTGGTGLVGAHLLLHLIENGDNVRAIYRNKKKIERTKSVFDLYKKSHLFESIQWIEADILDVPSLEAAFIDIKYVYHCAAIISFDPKDEDLVRKTNIEGTANIVNFCIAKQVKKLCFVSSIAALGDLAPHESVITEEVEWNPEKPHSDYAISKYGAEMEVWRGWQEGLDIVIINPGVILGPIPKSKSDEKGSAELYTKVANGLSFYSLGSTGFVTVDDVVRIAVTLMKSEIKNERFTLISDNIVFRDVLNTIADALKVKRPANHASPLLMKIIWRIDWFLSTFFLKKRQITKATAKSSYTKDIYSNEKIKTALKTDFKNIHEYIKEVATL, from the coding sequence ATGGTTTTAGTAACAGGAGGAACAGGTTTAGTTGGTGCACATTTATTACTTCATTTAATTGAAAATGGAGATAACGTTCGGGCAATTTACCGAAACAAGAAGAAAATAGAAAGAACAAAGTCCGTTTTTGATTTATATAAAAAATCCCATTTATTCGAATCAATTCAATGGATAGAAGCTGACATACTTGACGTTCCTTCTTTAGAAGCTGCTTTTATTGATATAAAATATGTTTATCACTGCGCTGCTATAATCTCATTTGATCCTAAAGACGAAGATTTAGTTAGAAAAACCAATATCGAAGGCACCGCAAACATTGTGAATTTCTGTATTGCAAAACAAGTAAAAAAATTGTGTTTTGTAAGTTCAATTGCTGCTCTTGGTGACCTTGCTCCTCATGAGTCTGTCATTACTGAAGAAGTCGAATGGAATCCCGAAAAACCACATAGTGATTATGCCATTTCTAAATATGGTGCCGAAATGGAAGTTTGGCGTGGTTGGCAAGAAGGCCTGGATATTGTCATTATAAATCCTGGAGTTATCCTAGGGCCTATTCCAAAATCTAAAAGCGATGAAAAAGGAAGTGCTGAACTTTACACAAAAGTAGCTAACGGGCTTTCCTTTTACAGTCTAGGCAGTACCGGATTTGTTACTGTAGATGACGTTGTGAGAATTGCAGTTACATTAATGAAGAGCGAGATAAAAAACGAACGTTTTACTCTAATTTCTGATAATATTGTTTTTAGAGATGTATTAAATACAATAGCAGATGCATTAAAAGTAAAAAGACCTGCAAATCATGCAAGTCCTTTACTTATGAAAATTATATGGCGAATTGACTGGTTTTTATCTACTTTTTTCCTGAAGAAAAGACAGATTACAAAAGCAACCGCAAAATCGTCTTATACAAAAGATATTTATTCGAATGAGAAAATAAAAACAGCTTTAAAAACTGACTTTAAAAATATTCATGAATACATTAAAGAAGTTGCAACTTTATAA
- a CDS encoding DUF4296 domain-containing protein, with protein MKKIIIIISVLFFAVGCKKELVKKPERLVERDKMIDIMYDLSLLEAIKYQNPMSLDSCDTNPTRFILKKYKVDSLQFVKSNMYYAADYNGYKDMFDEVGSRLEKNEKKMDSLIKLENKKKQLLKKKSKIIKKDSIKAKEGLVKAVKADSLKKKATRK; from the coding sequence ATGAAAAAAATAATCATAATTATTTCGGTATTATTCTTTGCTGTTGGATGCAAAAAAGAGTTGGTTAAAAAGCCAGAGCGACTTGTTGAGAGAGATAAGATGATAGATATTATGTATGATTTATCATTGCTAGAAGCTATAAAATATCAAAACCCAATGTCGTTAGATTCTTGTGATACCAATCCGACTAGGTTTATATTGAAAAAATATAAAGTAGATAGTTTGCAATTTGTTAAGAGCAATATGTATTACGCTGCTGATTATAATGGTTATAAGGATATGTTTGATGAGGTGGGGTCGCGTTTAGAAAAAAACGAAAAGAAAATGGACTCCTTAATTAAGCTAGAAAATAAGAAAAAGCAATTGCTTAAGAAAAAGAGTAAGATAATAAAAAAAGACTCTATTAAAGCTAAAGAAGGACTGGTAAAAGCAGTAAAAGCAGATTCGCTTAAAAAGAAAGCTACACGTAAGTAA
- a CDS encoding polyprenol monophosphomannose synthase, with the protein MNDCIVIIPTYNEIENIESIIRAVLSQHKPFHLLIVDDNSPDHTADKVVMLQEEFEGRLFIENRAKKAGLGTAYVHGFKWALDRKYNYIFEMDADFSHNPNDLEKLFDACHFGGADLAIGSRYVKGVNVVNWPLSRVLMSYFASVYVKFITGMKIHDATAGFVCYKREVLEAINLNKIKFVGYAFQIEMKYRTYCKKFEITEVPIIFTDRTKGVSKMSNAIIKEAIFGVISLRLKKLVNSL; encoded by the coding sequence ATGAATGATTGTATTGTTATAATTCCCACTTACAACGAAATTGAAAACATTGAAAGCATTATTAGGGCTGTGCTTTCGCAACATAAACCTTTTCACCTTCTTATTGTCGATGATAACTCGCCAGATCACACTGCAGATAAAGTTGTTATGCTTCAAGAAGAATTTGAAGGCAGATTGTTTATAGAAAACAGAGCTAAGAAAGCTGGATTAGGAACTGCTTATGTTCATGGATTTAAATGGGCTCTGGATCGAAAATATAATTATATATTCGAAATGGATGCCGATTTTTCACATAATCCTAATGACCTCGAAAAACTTTTTGATGCTTGTCATTTTGGAGGTGCTGATCTTGCTATTGGTTCTAGATATGTAAAAGGTGTAAATGTTGTAAACTGGCCATTAAGCCGTGTATTGATGTCTTATTTCGCATCTGTTTATGTAAAATTCATAACGGGAATGAAAATTCATGATGCTACAGCTGGGTTTGTTTGTTATAAAAGAGAGGTTTTAGAAGCTATTAATCTTAACAAAATAAAATTTGTTGGATATGCTTTTCAAATCGAAATGAAATATAGAACATATTGTAAAAAATTTGAAATTACCGAAGTTCCAATTATTTTTACAGATAGAACTAAGGGGGTTTCTAAAATGAGTAACGCTATTATCAAAGAGGCAATTTTTGGAGTTATTTCACTTCGACTGAAAAAATTAGTCAATTCTTTATAA
- a CDS encoding C10 family peptidase codes for MSGSNGSSGHMWVCDGYIQTSSYFSDCTGIGYLHFRMNWGWAVRMMVLCV; via the coding sequence TTGAGTGGGAGCAATGGTTCATCTGGGCACATGTGGGTTTGTGATGGTTATATTCAAACTTCTTCTTATTTTAGTGATTGCACAGGGATAGGTTATCTCCATTTTAGAATGAATTGGGGGTGGGCGGTCAGAATGATGGTATTATGCGTTTAA
- a CDS encoding acyl transferase, translating to MITTTDIFTISSQKQFEKIALKVFRFQYENNVVYRTFCDHLKTDPQKVKSLTQIPFLPIQFFKSHAVVSNSDPAQVTFTSSGTTGMITSKHIVTDVSLYEESYRKGFSQFYGNIEDYAVLALLPSYLEREGSSLIYMVEDLIKLSNHPESGFYLHNHEELTQKLIELDQSGQNTILIGVTYALLDLIEKNSFKLQNTIIMETGGMKGKRKEMIREELHKELCDGFGVSAIHSEYGMTELLSQAYSLGEGIFECPSWIQILVRDTEDALTYVKEGKTGGINVIDLANINSCSFIATQDLGKKYPNNSFEVLGRFDNSDIRGCNLMVL from the coding sequence TTGATTACAACAACTGATATATTTACGATTTCTAGTCAAAAGCAATTTGAAAAAATAGCATTGAAAGTATTCCGCTTTCAATACGAAAACAACGTAGTATATCGAACGTTTTGCGATCACTTAAAAACAGATCCCCAAAAAGTAAAATCACTTACTCAAATTCCCTTTTTACCAATTCAGTTTTTTAAGAGCCATGCTGTGGTTTCAAATTCTGATCCTGCACAGGTTACTTTTACCAGCAGCGGTACAACAGGAATGATTACTAGCAAACATATTGTAACCGACGTTTCTTTATATGAAGAAAGTTACCGCAAAGGCTTTTCTCAGTTTTATGGCAATATCGAAGATTATGCAGTACTAGCTTTACTTCCGTCCTATCTAGAGCGCGAAGGTTCTTCATTAATTTACATGGTTGAAGATTTAATTAAACTATCAAATCACCCAGAAAGTGGATTTTATTTACACAACCACGAAGAACTTACCCAAAAACTAATCGAATTAGACCAATCTGGACAAAACACCATCTTAATTGGAGTAACATATGCTTTGTTAGATTTAATCGAAAAGAATTCGTTTAAACTACAAAATACCATCATTATGGAAACTGGTGGAATGAAAGGCAAACGCAAAGAAATGATTCGTGAAGAATTGCACAAAGAATTATGCGATGGTTTTGGCGTTTCAGCAATACATTCAGAATATGGTATGACCGAATTATTATCACAAGCCTATTCACTAGGCGAAGGAATATTCGAATGTCCTTCGTGGATACAAATCCTTGTTCGAGATACAGAAGATGCTTTAACCTACGTAAAAGAAGGAAAAACTGGAGGTATAAACGTAATCGATCTAGCCAATATTAATTCTTGTTCTTTTATCGCTACGCAAGATTTAGGCAAAAAATATCCCAACAACTCTTTCGAAGTATTGGGACGTTTTGATAACTCTGATATTAGAGGTTGCAATCTGATGGTTCTGTAA
- a CDS encoding uroporphyrinogen-III synthase, which translates to MKVKTILVSQPEPKVENSPYFELQQKHKIKIDFRPFIHVEGVNAKEIRVQKIDLNHYTAIILTSRNAVDHFFRVAEEMRYKVPEGLKYFCQSEAVAFYLQKYVVYRKRKIYVGAKDFADLSPLIKKYKDEKFLLPASDQLNADAPITLNNLKVDWTQAIFYRTVMSDLTDLADVYYDVLAFFSPTGIKSLFKNFPDFKQNETRIAVFGSTTQKEALDYGLRIDILAPTPETPSMTMALEKYIAEANKGK; encoded by the coding sequence ATGAAAGTGAAAACAATTTTGGTGTCACAGCCTGAACCTAAAGTGGAAAACTCCCCTTATTTTGAGCTCCAACAGAAACACAAAATAAAAATTGATTTCAGACCTTTCATTCACGTGGAAGGAGTAAACGCGAAAGAGATTCGAGTTCAAAAAATCGACCTTAATCATTACACTGCAATCATATTAACTAGCAGAAATGCTGTTGATCATTTTTTTAGAGTAGCAGAAGAAATGCGTTACAAAGTTCCTGAAGGATTAAAATATTTTTGTCAATCGGAAGCCGTTGCTTTTTACTTACAAAAATATGTTGTGTACAGAAAGCGTAAAATTTACGTTGGCGCAAAAGATTTTGCAGATTTATCTCCATTAATCAAAAAGTACAAAGACGAAAAATTCTTATTACCAGCTTCTGATCAATTAAACGCAGACGCTCCTATTACTTTAAATAATTTAAAAGTAGATTGGACTCAAGCAATTTTTTACAGAACTGTAATGAGTGACTTGACTGATTTAGCTGATGTTTATTATGATGTCTTGGCTTTTTTCAGTCCAACTGGAATAAAATCATTATTTAAAAACTTTCCTGACTTCAAACAAAATGAAACTAGGATTGCTGTTTTCGGAAGCACTACTCAAAAGGAAGCTTTAGATTATGGTTTAAGAATAGATATTCTTGCTCCAACTCCAGAAACTCCATCAATGACTATGGCGTTAGAAAAATATATTGCTGAAGCAAATAAAGGGAAATAA
- a CDS encoding dihydroorotase, whose translation MNRILIKNAKIVNEGSIFEGDLLIENDLIVEISDSISLKSSNCIVIDAEGSYLMPGAIDDQVHFREPGLTHKGDIESESKAAVAGGITSFIEQPNTVPNAVTQEILEEKYQIASKKSYANYSFMMGATNDNLDEVLKTNPKNVAGIKIFLGSSTGNMLVDNEATLEKIFSSTPMLIAVHCEDETTIQNNLAKYIEEYGEDVPVTAHHLIRSAEACYISSSKAVALAKKTGARLHIFHLSTAKEMELFTNKIPLEEKKITAEVCVHHLWFTDEDYKTKGNFIKWNPAVKTADDRKALWEALLDGRIDVIATDHAPHTKEEKKQSYLKAPSGGPLVQHAVVAMFEAHHQGKISIEKIVEKMCHNPAKIFKIEKRGFIREGYYADLVIVNAGLPWSVNTDNILAKCKWSPFEGYTFKSRITHTFVNGQLVYNSFKVKNVHAGKRLLFDR comes from the coding sequence ATGAATAGGATATTAATAAAAAACGCTAAAATCGTAAACGAAGGGTCAATTTTTGAAGGCGATTTGTTAATCGAAAATGATTTAATTGTAGAAATTTCAGACAGTATAAGTCTGAAATCTTCTAATTGTATTGTTATTGATGCCGAAGGAAGTTACTTAATGCCTGGTGCAATTGATGATCAAGTACATTTTAGAGAACCTGGATTAACACATAAAGGAGATATCGAATCAGAATCGAAAGCAGCTGTTGCTGGAGGAATCACTTCGTTTATTGAGCAACCTAATACGGTGCCTAATGCGGTAACTCAGGAGATACTGGAAGAAAAATACCAAATAGCTTCAAAAAAATCATATGCGAATTATTCGTTTATGATGGGAGCAACCAACGATAATTTAGACGAAGTTCTAAAAACAAATCCAAAGAATGTAGCAGGAATCAAGATATTTTTGGGTTCATCAACCGGAAATATGTTGGTTGATAATGAAGCAACACTCGAAAAGATATTCTCAAGTACACCAATGCTTATAGCTGTACATTGTGAGGACGAAACTACAATACAGAATAATCTAGCAAAATATATAGAAGAGTATGGTGAAGATGTTCCTGTAACAGCGCATCATTTAATTCGTAGTGCCGAAGCATGTTATATTTCTTCGTCAAAAGCTGTTGCATTGGCTAAGAAAACAGGAGCACGTTTGCATATCTTTCATCTTTCGACTGCAAAAGAAATGGAATTGTTTACCAACAAAATTCCTTTGGAAGAAAAGAAAATTACTGCCGAAGTTTGTGTTCATCACTTGTGGTTTACAGATGAAGATTATAAAACTAAAGGGAATTTTATAAAATGGAATCCTGCTGTAAAAACTGCCGATGACAGAAAAGCACTTTGGGAAGCTTTGCTTGATGGACGAATAGATGTTATTGCAACAGATCATGCACCACATACAAAAGAAGAAAAGAAACAATCATATCTAAAAGCTCCTTCTGGAGGGCCTTTGGTTCAGCATGCTGTTGTGGCTATGTTTGAAGCTCATCATCAAGGAAAAATCAGTATTGAGAAAATAGTAGAAAAAATGTGTCACAATCCTGCTAAGATTTTCAAAATTGAAAAAAGAGGATTTATCAGAGAGGGGTATTATGCCGATTTGGTGATTGTAAACGCAGGACTGCCTTGGAGTGTAAATACAGATAATATTTTGGCTAAATGTAAATGGTCACCATTTGAAGGATATACTTTTAAGTCAAGAATTACACACACTTTTGTAAACGGACAATTGGTTTATAATTCTTTTAAGGTGAAAAATGTTCATGCTGGGAAAAGATTATTATTTGATAGATAG